Below is a window of Sebastes umbrosus isolate fSebUmb1 chromosome 13, fSebUmb1.pri, whole genome shotgun sequence DNA.
AAGTAAGATAAAagatatgttttctttgtggCATTTGCAATGGCACCTTAATGCACAGGCTTACCGGGGCTGAAATCCCAGGCCCCAAGTACCAGGGGCCTCACGAGACACAAGcttaaaaataatgtaatttcaGGGTTTTCCCTTCCATTATATATGTACAATGCACGGCGTGgtgagaacgagggtgctgtgatgtatcaatacaatgtttacGTCCTGCAAAATCAGTAGCCTACATATGATCACAGATGAGAGCGAGTCATCTGCCAGTCATTCTGTTAGAATGCTGGGTCAGAACTGGTTGTTTACTAATGCGCAATGATGAGCACTAATAAATCAATGTTCATCACACTAATTGAGTGCCAAATTGACAAACTTGGGTGATGCCGTCgttaattaaatgtttgaagAGTATCCACAGATACCCGACTTCATCTAAAGAATGTCAGcatacagtttgacacaaacGTTGTCAGTTGAGCTTGACTAACCCGACTAACCAGGCTAAGCCGACTGGTATGCTACAGCCAAAGCTTTCCGGGTAAAATTTGCGCTTTAGAATTTCTGTTCCGCACGTACAAGAAGCAGACATAAAAAGACTATCCTAAGACTATCCTAAGAACTCAACAGGCTGCAGTAAATTCAATAATATTCTGTGGGCCGTATGGGAAGCTTGGGTTTGCCGATCCCTGCTCTACACAATGTTGGTGTCACAGGAGCCAGGCTGCAGTATCTTAAGTGTAACAATGAGTTTAATAGATTTTCTAAACCAGGGATAAAAAAAGGCATAGATCACAGGGTTAAGACAGGAGTTGAAATAGAACAGACATATTACAGAGGCAGCAGATGAGGCATTGAGCAAGGTGTCTGTTAATGCAACACAAAAATATGGACAGAGGCATAATAGAAACACGACAATAACAACACCAAGAGTCCTGGCTGCtttcatttcagattttttagcAGGTAAACTCACTGAATACTGGAGAGTCACAGCTGCAATATGAGACCGCATGGCACGAGCCTGAGTCACAGCCACCACAAATACTCTCATATACAGAACTATGATGACAGTGACAGGACCAataaaggacaaaaaaagatctgcaAGTCCAGCAATGTAGTCAATGACAACAACACACTCTCCAGAGCAGGAATTATACCTGCCTGGTTGTTCCAGGTTATCCTTCAGCATCAGAGTGTTACAGAAAGCAGAACATAtccaacacagacaaacaccGATCGTAACTGTTTGTTGTGTTACTTTAGTGGGATAATGTAGGGGATCACAAATAGCCACATAGCGGTCAACAGATATAAGCACCATGTTTCCTATTGAGGCAGAGGTAATAATATAGTCTATAATATTATACAGAATACACATGAGGTCACCGAGGAACCAGCAGCCATCTATTAGCACAATTTGAAAAGACATGAGGAGGCCCACGAAGAAATCTgagacagccagagagaggaggaggaggttggtgGGGGTCTGGAGCTGcctggagagaaaagagagcaaCAAGCTTATCATTACTATAGCATCAATTGTCATATCAGCAGATAAAATCCATgaatgaaacacaaaaacatcattCTATTACAGTCTGATCTGTTCATGTCCATGAACCATTTCTTTCTGTAAACCAgttttataaatatttgactACTTGAAGTgggagatggagatgatgaCCAGCAGGTTGAGAGTCACAGTgagcagagagatggaggacagTAAAACGTAAGTGAGCATGGATACAGAGTGAGGACGCATGGTCTTCCTGCAGGAGGAGTTGAGCAGTTGTGGATAGCAGAGTTCATCTTCTTCAAGGGTTTTCATTctcagaaagaggaggagacgaGAAGCTGCTGAGCTCTGTCAGCTTTCTGTCTGAAGCTCTCCGTCATACAACTGATTtatctcttctcttcctccacatccctccttctctctggtGACAACTTTCTTTCAGTAGAAGTGACTGAACTTCTTTCTtcttaaattactttttaagtTATCTTCAATAGGCTTTTCCCTCCATTTCACCTCCCCTTCccctattttttttccccattcgAAACAATGATAATTTGAgaataaaatgatgtgttttgaGCTGTTTCTTGAATCTGACATTCGGATATGCAGGGTTAGTGTGTTCCACAGTTTTGGGACATAGGCGTCAAAGGCTGCTTCAGCAAATTATTTGTTTAGTCCTCGTAACAATTAGTGTAGAGTCTGATGATGTTTTCTTCTCGTTGTTTTTGTTAGTACTGTAGATTTTGTATAAATTGAAGTTTGTTAATTGATGTTTGATTGAGTGTTACAGTAATCCAGTCGTGAGAAGATAATGTCTTGGGTCAGTTTTGTTGCGTCTTGAGTTGACAGATATGGTTTAACTCTTGAGATATTTCTAAGATGGAAATAGGCAGTTTTTGTGATATTGTCAATATGGTGCTCAGGCTGACTAAGGGGCAGCGTCTGGAACTCTGGCGGTGACACAGAATAGTAGTATCGTTATCTGGTACTGGAACTGAGGAGTCAGGGGAATGGTTCGGGCCTGAATACTGCAGCCATAGGAGACCAGGACAGCTAGATGTTTAGCCTGAGCACTGAGCAGTGTTGACAGTTGAAAACTCTATGATGAGCTTGTCCATCTGACTATAAGTTCAGCTTCCAGATGAGTGATGTTGCTTTTAAACTTTGAGAAGGTGGCAAAAATCAGCCATCACATTAGCAGTTAGCTTCCCACTACTTAAGTGGAGAACCACAACTGAGGTACAGTCCCACTGCTGGTGGTTTGGAAGGTCAGGTGGGGCCACCACCTAAAGACAAATGAACCTGGGGATTAAAGCcagtaaaaacacagaataaaacAGGTCCTCGTTAAAAGTTAGAGCGCTGTATGCGGGTTTCTCACCACTGTGACCACATACATGTGTCTGTCTAAGTTCAGCCACCATGCAGCATCTCTCTACGGTATGTTGGTCTCACAGGAGCCAGGCTGCAGTATCTTAAGTGTAACAATGAgcttaatagatttttttttttgcatgatgaTCAACAAAGTATTattaacattgtttttattacatgtatatcaaattaaaaaagaaattaatgtACCCTATTACTACACTTCCACTAAACTCCCAATACACAAATATCCACTATTACACTGCAGTAAGCTAAAGGCCTAAAATACTGATATGAATATCACTGCCACAATATGAAGCATGTTGTATTATAGACAGTTTCAGATGTGATAATGACAATGAACACAATTGACTGATATTGAAAATGATTCATAAAGGTTTGGAAATATAAACAAGAATAATTATGTTTCTCCAGCCATTACACCTTTTGATTTTACTTCAGTGCCTCAATAACAACAGTAAATACATGTCCGTCTTCACAGAAAGATTTATTGATGTTACTCACCAGTCTGTCTCTACACTATTTTAGTATCACAAGAGTCAGGTTGCAGTATTTTAAGAGTAACAATGAGTTTAATAGATTTTCTAAACCATGGGTAAAGAGAGGCATAGATCATAGGGTTGAGACAGGAgttgaaataaaacagatatattACAAAGACAGAAGATGAGGCATTGAGCAAGGTGTCCTGGCCTGTTagtgcaaaacaaaaatatgggCAGATGCATATTAGAAACACGACAATAACAACACCAAGAGTCCTGGCTGCTTTCATTTCAGATTTGTTAGCAGTTACTCTCACTGAATACTGGAGAGTCACAGCTGCAATATGAGACCGCATGGCACGAGCCTGAGTCACAGCCACCACAAATACTCTCATATACAGAACTATGATGACAGTGACAGGACCAataaaggacaaaaaaagatctacAAGTCCAGCAATGTAGTTAATGACAACAACACACTCCCCAGAGCAGGAATTATACCTGCCTGGTTGTTCCAGGTTATCCTTCAGCATCAAAATGTGACAGAAAGCAGAACATAtccaacacagacaaacacacatcgtaactgtttgttgtgtgactttagtGGGATATTGTAGGGGATCACAAATAGCCACATAGCGGTCAACAGATATGAGCACCATGGTTCCTATTGAGGCAGAGGTAATAATAAAGTCTACAACATTATACAGAATACACATGAGGTCACCGAGAAACCAGCAGCCATCTATTAGTACAATATGAAAGGACAGGAGGAGGCCCACGAAGAAATCTgagacagccagagagaggaggaggaggttggtgGGGGACTGGAGCTGCCTGAAGAGATAAGAGAGCAACATACTTATCTTTATCTGTAGCATCAATTATCATATCAGCAGATAAAATCCATGAATGTAACATCATTCCTTGAACCATTTCTTTTTGTAAAGTTACCAGTTATATAAACATTTGACTACTtgaagtgagagatggagatgatgaCCAGCAGGTTGAGAGTCACAGTGAGCAGAGAGATGGTGGACAGTAAAATGTAAGTGAACATGGATTCAGAGTGAGGACGCTTGGTCCTCCTGCAGGAGGAATTGAGGAGTTGTGGAAAGCAAAGTTCATCTTCCTCAAGGGTTTTCATTCTCTGAAAGAGGAGGAGACGAGAAGCTGCTGAGCTCTGTCAGCCTTCTGTCTGAAGCTCTCCATCATACAACTGATTTATCACTTTTcttcctccatatccctccttcctctttctctctggtggCGACTTTGTTTCAGTAGGAGTGACTGAACTTCCCCCCTTCCCCTATGTTATTCATTCTAAACAATGACAATATAATCTAAGAGAGTAAAATGGTGTGTTTATTGAAGTCACTTGCAGAATCTTACAGTCGGATATGAAGTGGTAGTGTGTTTCATAGTTTTGGGGCATAGGCGCTAAAGGCTGCTTCAGCAAGTTATTTTTCAGTCCTTGGAACTATTAACAGACACAAGGCTTTCATGCAGGCgtccgctgtttgtgtcctgtgcatTAACTTTAAATTACATGTTACTAacagctgttcatttgtgtccgtgttcacaacgttcagtttaattttcactgtacaaacatagttttaagcccaagcATGTAGttctttactaaacctaactatagtggttttgttgcctaaacctaaagtgaagCCAAGGGGCGTGATGGCCAGCGTGGCAGGAGGTGAAGCCTTTGGTGTGAGAGAGGGTTCTTGAGTCTTTTACTCCACCCATGGACTCACAGTAACCATGGCTATTGTAATCCATGACCCATTCTGTGAATATGCACCAGGACAAAACCAGAGAGCTCccctttgttttgcctctctttcctcctcctcacacctcCAGAGCAGCTGCTCTGCAAGAGGTCAGCTCTGCAACTCTGAGATATGACCTCTTAGCAACAGACATAGATACAagggcccaatcccaatgtccacactcacagactcacatATTTTGAGGCACGTTCCCGCAAAGTCTCtgagggtttagggctgtcccactgtcaaatcgtcAAGTCCTTGAGGGGTCTCTCGCAGATATTTTGAaccctttatgaacactttccaTAAGTcagcatttctgcagactttgcctgagggacTTACCCACAATTAACAACAATGTGACattaaacacagggttaccacggttaccaggggaagcccgGAGGcgtcaaaaaaaaagataaacaaagAGGAGGGCACATGTTTGTTCAGCCAGGTGtatttaaatttacacagaaacattgacattaaggatttaagataGTACATAAAAATCAGAGTAATGcaagtattttattttgcttaatgaagtttgacaaaaacaagtacatttattttttgacagttaCCTCTAGTCTCATAAGGCTAGAGCTTGGAAGATGTTCAGATAGGcagttaaaaaaacatgaaaataaaaatcgaCAATTGGCGTCGTCAAGGTAACATGATGccgcaaagtgctgtcccatttgtatttataccatttcaaggctttgcagcctctcacactcaaccatttaccaggtgacatcaatcaagtccctgagggttcagggcttaAGGGTTTAGGGgagacattgggattgggccaagAACTTCTTCATGAGACAtcctttcctctgaagcgtcacctgaagcgacgtccgtttctgatgacggcagcagctgatcacagctggatcagctgtcagtcggctttaacagctgtttatgtctgaactgtactaatagtaataaaaacacagttatcAGTGGTAGggcagcagtgttttctctctgtagtctgttacctgtttaacaaacacctacacatgaataacagctgcagtctgtatttatactgtggactgagtcctgcttagaggaccaggaaccatctctactggcacaatatctttatattatttattcattattagcgtctgtagttattgatattctgaaaCTAGAAATtatgtattaggctgaatgtttcagggaaaatgtaaatgatgtaactcatcaAACCCGacgctcaggaattatcagctcCACATGGGTCTGAATGGAAATGaagataaatgatgtaaaaggtgtaaaagatagaccctccttctctctctgactttaactggatacttaataaaagttaacgggggaaataacagatcatcaaaagaaaactctttctaataaatgaagaaagttgttTGAGGTCCGTTCGTTGTCAGGTCTTATAAAGCTCTTTCAGTGTCAGACTCCTTCGGCtgcggtgtgtgaagcagagatcctgcagatccttctgctgctggaacactttaccaTCAACATGATCTGTCTgctgttcacacctacagttaacacagattttaacttgatggtgaatcagaagacaactaaactataaaactttaaatctgtgatctgtcttcactccggtataaaactccagtgatgttgacgTGAATCAGATCAGTCCGATCAGCGCAGCGTCCAATAaatgatatccaataagggggcgtgtcggtctgTAAAAAACTTCCGTCGAGGATACACTGGAGGATACACTGATGTATCCTCGCTCATTgctcctccagcaagcctcctcgatcctcgctcctcgagaTGCATTTTAGAAACTGGgatgtccttcaagatggagcgcaTGTGGTGGGGTCATggtggccatctttgattcagccatttTGGTAGTTAACATGGTCAGCCATATTGTTTTGTAGCCCATGCAGCCTCAGTCGCCTATTTGAGACAAGAAgaaatatctctctctctctctctctctctctttctctctctgtctctctctctctctctctctcactcacacacaagcacacatgcaggcacacacacacacacacacagaaacagactcatttggtttgtttagtttagtcattTAGAtagatttattgtgttttacacCTGTATGTTATTGAATACATAAATGCTTGtagaatatacatgctggtttgtttaatgttgtacaagagtaAATAATGCCAACAACTGCTATGTGGAGAATTACAAAATCCTTCAACTTTAACTAGCTAATGATATGGTGATTTATGGTTATAgttattcatttaattgttaATCAGAGTTCCAAATCAAGGGTTTTGCATACTTTATGAGACTTATTTATGAGACTACAATAACTGGCTAtcgttttgtctttgtttcaaAGAGTGGTGCCCCGAGGATGATTTAATGtgaattaaatcacattattcaacacaaataataattattttgataattattaattacttttGAGAGtgaatttaattcatttttgaaCTTATGTACCAATATAATTGGGTTCCctgttattataaatatatagataattttattgatattaataattatttaattatataatttccTATAACTAGACCAGCTCCTACTTGCATCCCCAACAGTAAAGAACAGCAGGTGGTGGAGCTGTACCCTGCCTTTGGTGGATGGCCCCAGAGCTTTTCAACGTCAGGTATGGAGGCGATTAAGAAAAGCTTGTTGTTGGCTCGGGGTCCCGACACGCATTCGGTGTGGATTGCTTGGGTGCAGGGGACTGAAGGCCGAATTGTCCACCGAGGTTTCCTGCACCCAAAAACAAATGAACCTGGTGATTAAAACcagtaaaaacactgaataaaacagcTGCTCCTTAAAAGTCAGAGTTTCACTAGCGCAGTATGGGGAACGGCTCTGAGCCAAGCTGTCCCAAACATTTGCTCAGCatgtttctctgaaaaactTCAAATCAAGACATCTCATGAGTGAAATCCTTCAACCAGTTCAAGATACAGGTAAAAACGACCAAGAACTAAAACATTATCATAAAACGTGGCTTAAAACTAGATAAAAAGTTCATGACAAAACTTTTTGGTGGACAGACACAACGTAACAGTAAGAGTAGTTGataataattgataataaaacagcatattgtgtatatatacaatGTAAAGACACATACAGCATGATCTGTAAGTGTTTATACAAAAGTCACTCTACCCAGACTTTTACATCTTTCATTCAATTTCTCACTACCATGACCAAGTATATATTTTCTGTCTAATTTCAGCCACCATGCAGCATCTCTCTACAGTATGTTGGTCTCACAGGAGCCAGGCTGCAGTATCTTAAGTGTAACAATGAGTTTAATAGATCTTCTAAACCAGGGGTAAAAAGAGGCATAGATCAAAGGGTTGAGACAGGAGTTGAGATAGAACAGCCATATTACAAAGGCAGCAGATGAGGCATTGAGCAAGGTTTCCTGGCCTGCAACAAAATAATATGGGGAGACGCATATTAGAAACCCGACAATAACAACACCTAGAGTCCTGGCTGCtttcatttcagattttttaacaATTACTCTCCCTGAATACTGGAGAGTCACAGCTGTAATATGAGACCGCATGGCATGAGCCTGAGTCACAGCCACCACAAATATTCTCATATACAGAAGTATGATGACAGTGACAGGACCAataaaggacaaaaaaagatctacAAGTCCAGCAATGTAGTTAATGACAACAAGACACTCTCCAGAGCAGGAATTTATTTTGCCAAGTTCCAGTTGTCTTTGATctcctgcatttgggtccacctgctctgctctctctgacACAAATATTAGCTCCctttgtaatgaaaaaaaaggacattGAGTCAAAAGAGGTTCCCTGTAGTAGTATTTATTGTGGACAATCCAAAGGCCTGTAATGGTTGCAGCATGTTACAAAGAGCCTGAGGAGCCTGGCCATGTAAACATTTGTAGATAGAATTTGCAAATGCAATGTAGTTTTCAAAACTTAGCATGTTCCGATTTTCAAGGATGTTACAGTGGTGTGATCTTATTGGCCTTTTGTCCAATATTTTCTATTGCATCATTGTATAACCTCAAGCCCGGTTAGCGttgcggctgcctcgctgaattGATGCGTGTCTAACACGGTGGGTGTCAACACTGACAGCGTTTCTGCTGTTGccgtcagctctttctttctacattgagtttgcctttcataatggctatttcattataaatgtcatttatatttattttagacagaaaagggttgagaagcgtgtgctcatttttaaataatagtaataatccacaataaaaaaaaacatactttattcaatcatggagccgtgcaagtcactgcattttctacaacactgtcctgcaaatatttaagaataaaagcttcatgttaacaaatgaaggaattctgtccacagaaaaaaaaaagttgagggtttgtattttaaatgaaagcaggaagtgttgatttaaaaataaatctttaaatttttcatgtccgtgacatattctacagtcacacagacattgaaactgtagtaatgttgctggtatgatgtcaatatactgtcaaatgatcattttcaatgtctgttgttgctgtgaaccgcgggctgctcgcggtaaaaataggcaagacctcgaatctcaagaagagacgcagctgacatgCAGCCGAGCCGCGCTGCTCACAACGGCAGTGAGGCTGCTTTaatctgttaacatggacgccgaaataaaaaaacaacaggttctgcAGCTGCCACGCGCTGCTGAGGTTCCCTGTTTGGATAGGGCATGAGGGGTTTAATGACTGATAAACTGGCCTGAGACCATGAGGTAATACAATAACTGAGATGTGAGAAAATCATCATCACATGTTAAACAGTCTGTGATTATTCTAAATGTGTACAGGTTGACCTTTGCAGTTctacttattttttaaacatgtttatcAAATTTCAGCTGAGGGTCCAACATTAGACATAAATATTTGATATCATGAAGGTagataaaaaagtaattaaagaaGGGGGAGGTTCAGTCACTCCTACTGAAACAAAGTTGTcaccagagagaaagagtgaggagAGATGTGGAGGAAGAAAAGTGATAAATCAGTTGTATGATGGAGAGCTTCAGACAGAAGGCTGACAGAGCTCAGCAGCTTCTCGTCTCCTCCTTTTTCTGAGAATGAAAACTCTTGAAGAAGATGAACTTTGCTTTCCAAAACTCCTCAACTCCTCCTGCAGGAAGACCATGCGTCCTCACTCTGTAACCATGCTCACTTACATTTCACTGTCCACCATCTCTCTGCTCACTGTGACTCTCAACCTGCTGGtcatcatctccatctcccACTTCAAGTagtcaaatatttatataactgGTAGCTGTACAGAAAGAAATGGTTCATGGCACTGAGCAGATCAGACTGTAAAGGattgatgtttttgtgtttcattcATGGCTTTTATCTGCTGATATGACAATTGATGCTACAGTAATGATAAGCTTGTTGCTCTGTTATCCCTCCAGGCAGCTCCAGACCCCcaccaacctcctcctcctctctctggctgtctcAGATTTCTTCGTGGGCCTCCTCATGTTCTTTCAAATTGTGCTCATGGATGGCTGCTGGTTCTTCGGTGACTTCATGTGTGCCATGTATCAGTATCTAATATACATTGTTACCGCTGCCTCAATAGGAAACATGGTGCTCATATCTGTTGACCGCTATGTGGCTATTTGTGATCCCCTACATTATCCCACTAAAGTCACACAGAAAACAGTTACGatatgtgtttgtctgtgttggaTATGTTCTGCTTTCTTTCACACTATGATACTGAAGGATAACCTGGAACAACCTGGCAGGTATAATTCCTGCTCTGGAGAGTGTGTCTTTGTCATTAACTACATTGCTGGACTTGTAGATGTTTTTTTGACCTTTATTGGTCCTGTCACTGTCATTATAG
It encodes the following:
- the LOC119500674 gene encoding trace amine-associated receptor 13c-like, whose translation is MKTLEEDELCYPQLLNSSCRKTMRPHSVSMLTYVLLSSISLLTVTLNLLVIISISHFKQLQTPTNLLLLSLAVSDFFVGLLMSFQIVLIDGCWFLGDLMCILYNIIDYIITSASIGNMVLISVDRYVAICDPLHYPTKVTQQTVTIGVCLCWICSAFCNTLMLKDNLEQPGRYNSCSGECVVVIDYIAGLADLFLSFIGPVTVIIVLYMRVFVVAVTQARAMRSHIAAVTLQYSVSLPAKKSEMKAARTLGVVIVVFLLCLCPYFCVALTDTLLNASSAASVICLFYFNSCLNPVIYAFFYPWFRKSIKLIVTLKILQPGSCDTNIV
- the LOC119500718 gene encoding trace amine-associated receptor 13c-like is translated as MKTLEEDELCFPQLLNSSCRRTKRPHSESMFTYILLSTISLLTVTLNLLVIISISHFKQLQSPTNLLLLSLAVSDFFVGLLLSFHIVLIDGCWFLGDLMCILYNVVDFIITSASIGTMVLISVDRYVAICDPLQYPTKVTQQTVTMCVCLCWICSAFCHILMLKDNLEQPGRYNSCSGECVVVINYIAGLVDLFLSFIGPVTVIIVLYMRVFVVAVTQARAMRSHIAAVTLQYSVRVTANKSEMKAARTLGVVIVVFLICICPYFCFALTGQDTLLNASSSVFVIYLFYFNSCLNPMIYASLYPWFRKSIKLIVTLKILQPDSCDTKIV